The following proteins are encoded in a genomic region of Gemmatimonadetes bacterium SCN 70-22:
- a CDS encoding D-alanine--poly(phosphoribitol) ligase subunit 2: MDLGERVAEIIARVADTDIVIGDREVRLYDRGILDSIATVELLLELSREFGVELSPAEVDREEWATPNRIAQYLEQRIAR; this comes from the coding sequence ATGGATCTGGGAGAGCGCGTCGCGGAGATCATCGCCCGGGTCGCCGATACGGACATCGTCATCGGTGACCGTGAAGTGCGGCTGTACGATCGGGGGATCCTCGACTCGATCGCGACGGTCGAGCTGCTGCTGGAGCTGTCACGCGAGTTCGGGGTCGAGCTCTCGCCCGCCGAGGTCGACCGCGAGGAGTGGGCGACCCCGAATCGCATCGCGCAGTACCTGGAGCAAAGGATCGCAAGGTGA